From Thermococcus barophilus MP:
AATACATACATCTCTATCAACCCAAACCTTCCACTTGGCCATTGGCATCACCAAGGAATATTACAAACCTTTAGATATAAACCTTTTGTTTGTAATGTAGAATCTAAGACGCTAACATTGCTTAAACATGTAAAAAGAAAAGCGTTCAATCTATCTGCTCCATATATATGCAGGCAGCAGTGCAGGCGTCAACAGCTTCCTTTACGCAATCATAGAGGTTTTCATCTATTATTTCCTTTAAAACAATAGCTTTTCCATCTTCATCAAGCTGAAAAACCTCGGGGCAAAAGCTGACACAAACTGCGTCCCCAACACAAAGTTCTCTATCAATCCAGACCTTCCATCTGGACATTGTAATCACCAAGATTTTTACATAAACCTTTTGTTATAAACCTTTCGTTAACTTTTCCAAAAGTAGAGATATTTTGACAAAATCATAAGGAAAGTGGAATAAATGACAAATAAATCTTTTATTTTTGTCATGGTTTAAATATTAATAATACCAAATAAAAAGCAAAAAATTGGATAAAAGTCAAATAAGTCCGAGCTTCTTCTTATATTCCTCGCTTATCCTCTCCGGTGACCATGGAGG
This genomic window contains:
- a CDS encoding ferredoxin; the protein is MSRWKVWIDRELCVGDAVCVSFCPEVFQLDEDGKAIVLKEIIDENLYDCVKEAVDACTAACIYMEQID